The Microtus pennsylvanicus isolate mMicPen1 chromosome 19, mMicPen1.hap1, whole genome shotgun sequence genome includes a region encoding these proteins:
- the Cep41 gene encoding centrosomal protein of 41 kDa isoform X2, producing MSARRHIGNPEYLTRRIPQNPRYQHIKSRLDTDYRYKKDELFKRLKVTTFAQLVIQVASLSDQTLEVTAEEIQRLEDSDSTTSDADAEIAAKTNGKESPGEQSPSPVQFINSTGVGDSSRSTLQSVISGVGELDVDKGLVKEEEPSGKDKPYPDCPFLLLDVRDRDSYQQCHIVGAYSYPIATLSRTMNPYSNDILEYKNAHGKIIIMYDDDERLASQAATTMCERGFENLFMLSGGLKVLAQKFPEGLVTGSLPASCQQALPLGSSRKRSSPKMPPLPAENKWRFTPEDLKKIECYLEADQGLTGNHSRMNQNNSAGRDSKVPAGRSGQNLPTGSPASHSNPRTLNSGHLQGKPWK from the exons ATTACAGATACAAAAAAGACGAACTTTTCAAGAGACTGAAAGTTACCACCTTTGCCCAGCTG GTCATTCAAGTTGCTTCCCTGTCAGATCAAACACTGGAAGTGACAGCTGAGGAGATTCAAAGGCTTGAAG ACAGTGATTCTACGACTTCAGATGCTGATGCTGAAATTGCTGCCAAGACCAATGGAAAAGAGAGCCCTGGGGAGCAGTCACCCAGTCCTGTCCAGTTCATCAACAGCACTGGAGTAGGGGACTCCAGTCGCTCCACTCTCCAGAG CGTCATCAGTGGCGTTGGGGAACTGGATGTAGACAAAGGGCTAGTAAAAGAAGAAGAGCCCAGTGGTAAAGACAAGCCTTATCCGGACTGCCCCTTCCTGCTGCTAGACGTGCGTGACAGAGACTCTTATCAGCAGTGCCACATTGTCGGGG CGTACAGTTACCCAATTGCAACTCTGTCCAGGACAATGAACCCCTATTCAAACGACATACTTGAGTAT AAAAATGCCCACGGCAAGATCATCATTATGTACGACGATGACGAGAGGCTGGCGAGCCAGGCGGCCACCACCATGTGTGAACGCGGCTTTGAAAACCTCTTCATGCTCTCTGGGG GTCTGAAAGTCTTAGCTCAGAAATTCCCAGAAGGACTGGTCACTGGTTCCCTGCCAGCTTCTTGCCAGCAGGCCCTCCCTCTTGGTTCTTCCCGGAAGCGATCCAGCCCCAAAATGCCACCCCTGCCAGCTGAGAACAAGTGGAGATTTACCCCAGAAGACTTAAAAAAGATAGAATGTTATCTGGAAGCGGACCAGGGGCTGACAGGCAATCACA GCCGAATGAACCAGAATAACTCTGCCGGAAGAGACTCGAAGGTGCCTGCTGGCCGCAGTGGCCAGAACCTGCCTACCGGGAGTCCTGCTAGCCACTCAAACCCCCGCACACTCAACAGTGGTCACCTGCAAGGCAAACCCTGGAAATGA
- the Cep41 gene encoding centrosomal protein of 41 kDa isoform X3 has product MTKYIEKLEEIKKNYRYKKDELFKRLKVTTFAQLVIQVASLSDQTLEVTAEEIQRLEDSDSTTSDADAEIAAKTNGKESPGEQSPSPVQFINSTGVGDSSRSTLQSVISGVGELDVDKGLVKEEEPSGKDKPYPDCPFLLLDVRDRDSYQQCHIVGAYSYPIATLSRTMNPYSNDILEYKNAHGKIIIMYDDDERLASQAATTMCERGFENLFMLSGGLKVLAQKFPEGLVTGSLPASCQQALPLGSSRKRSSPKMPPLPAENKWRFTPEDLKKIECYLEADQGLTGNHSRMNQNNSAGRDSKVPAGRSGQNLPTGSPASHSNPRTLNSGHLQGKPWK; this is encoded by the exons ATGACCAAATACATTGAGAAGCtagaagagattaaaaaaa ATTACAGATACAAAAAAGACGAACTTTTCAAGAGACTGAAAGTTACCACCTTTGCCCAGCTG GTCATTCAAGTTGCTTCCCTGTCAGATCAAACACTGGAAGTGACAGCTGAGGAGATTCAAAGGCTTGAAG ACAGTGATTCTACGACTTCAGATGCTGATGCTGAAATTGCTGCCAAGACCAATGGAAAAGAGAGCCCTGGGGAGCAGTCACCCAGTCCTGTCCAGTTCATCAACAGCACTGGAGTAGGGGACTCCAGTCGCTCCACTCTCCAGAG CGTCATCAGTGGCGTTGGGGAACTGGATGTAGACAAAGGGCTAGTAAAAGAAGAAGAGCCCAGTGGTAAAGACAAGCCTTATCCGGACTGCCCCTTCCTGCTGCTAGACGTGCGTGACAGAGACTCTTATCAGCAGTGCCACATTGTCGGGG CGTACAGTTACCCAATTGCAACTCTGTCCAGGACAATGAACCCCTATTCAAACGACATACTTGAGTAT AAAAATGCCCACGGCAAGATCATCATTATGTACGACGATGACGAGAGGCTGGCGAGCCAGGCGGCCACCACCATGTGTGAACGCGGCTTTGAAAACCTCTTCATGCTCTCTGGGG GTCTGAAAGTCTTAGCTCAGAAATTCCCAGAAGGACTGGTCACTGGTTCCCTGCCAGCTTCTTGCCAGCAGGCCCTCCCTCTTGGTTCTTCCCGGAAGCGATCCAGCCCCAAAATGCCACCCCTGCCAGCTGAGAACAAGTGGAGATTTACCCCAGAAGACTTAAAAAAGATAGAATGTTATCTGGAAGCGGACCAGGGGCTGACAGGCAATCACA GCCGAATGAACCAGAATAACTCTGCCGGAAGAGACTCGAAGGTGCCTGCTGGCCGCAGTGGCCAGAACCTGCCTACCGGGAGTCCTGCTAGCCACTCAAACCCCCGCACACTCAACAGTGGTCACCTGCAAGGCAAACCCTGGAAATGA
- the Cep41 gene encoding centrosomal protein of 41 kDa isoform X1 produces MSARRHIGNPEYLTRRIPQNPRYQHIKSRLDTGNSMTKYIEKLEEIKKNYRYKKDELFKRLKVTTFAQLVIQVASLSDQTLEVTAEEIQRLEDSDSTTSDADAEIAAKTNGKESPGEQSPSPVQFINSTGVGDSSRSTLQSVISGVGELDVDKGLVKEEEPSGKDKPYPDCPFLLLDVRDRDSYQQCHIVGAYSYPIATLSRTMNPYSNDILEYKNAHGKIIIMYDDDERLASQAATTMCERGFENLFMLSGGLKVLAQKFPEGLVTGSLPASCQQALPLGSSRKRSSPKMPPLPAENKWRFTPEDLKKIECYLEADQGLTGNHSRMNQNNSAGRDSKVPAGRSGQNLPTGSPASHSNPRTLNSGHLQGKPWK; encoded by the exons GTAACAGTATGACCAAATACATTGAGAAGCtagaagagattaaaaaaa ATTACAGATACAAAAAAGACGAACTTTTCAAGAGACTGAAAGTTACCACCTTTGCCCAGCTG GTCATTCAAGTTGCTTCCCTGTCAGATCAAACACTGGAAGTGACAGCTGAGGAGATTCAAAGGCTTGAAG ACAGTGATTCTACGACTTCAGATGCTGATGCTGAAATTGCTGCCAAGACCAATGGAAAAGAGAGCCCTGGGGAGCAGTCACCCAGTCCTGTCCAGTTCATCAACAGCACTGGAGTAGGGGACTCCAGTCGCTCCACTCTCCAGAG CGTCATCAGTGGCGTTGGGGAACTGGATGTAGACAAAGGGCTAGTAAAAGAAGAAGAGCCCAGTGGTAAAGACAAGCCTTATCCGGACTGCCCCTTCCTGCTGCTAGACGTGCGTGACAGAGACTCTTATCAGCAGTGCCACATTGTCGGGG CGTACAGTTACCCAATTGCAACTCTGTCCAGGACAATGAACCCCTATTCAAACGACATACTTGAGTAT AAAAATGCCCACGGCAAGATCATCATTATGTACGACGATGACGAGAGGCTGGCGAGCCAGGCGGCCACCACCATGTGTGAACGCGGCTTTGAAAACCTCTTCATGCTCTCTGGGG GTCTGAAAGTCTTAGCTCAGAAATTCCCAGAAGGACTGGTCACTGGTTCCCTGCCAGCTTCTTGCCAGCAGGCCCTCCCTCTTGGTTCTTCCCGGAAGCGATCCAGCCCCAAAATGCCACCCCTGCCAGCTGAGAACAAGTGGAGATTTACCCCAGAAGACTTAAAAAAGATAGAATGTTATCTGGAAGCGGACCAGGGGCTGACAGGCAATCACA GCCGAATGAACCAGAATAACTCTGCCGGAAGAGACTCGAAGGTGCCTGCTGGCCGCAGTGGCCAGAACCTGCCTACCGGGAGTCCTGCTAGCCACTCAAACCCCCGCACACTCAACAGTGGTCACCTGCAAGGCAAACCCTGGAAATGA